Genomic window (Candidatus Eisenbacteria bacterium):
GAAGAGGCTTTTGGCGCTCTCTATCCCATCGTTTACCACCATCGGAATGACGCGGAAGCGATCGCCGTGGGGGATCGTCTCCTTTCCATCCAGCCTGTCGCATCTCTCCGGCTTCTCGATCTCGCCTGCGGCGCGGGGCGTGTATCCCGGATCCTGAAGGATCTGGGCGCCGATGTCACCGGGCTCGATCTTTCGCCACAGCTCCTCGAGCAGGCCGGCCGGTCGGCGCCCCGCCTCTCCCTTGTCCGAGGGGATATGCGTTTCCTTCCCTTCCAACCCAAACATTGGGATGGAGTTCTCTCGATTTTTACATCCTTTGGCTATTTCGAGAACGAATCTCAGGATCTTGGGGTCCTGGATGAGGTGAGACGCATCCTCAAACCGGCTGGATTCTTCATGCTCGATCTCGGCAATCCCGCATGGGTGCGGCGTTCGCTGGTTCCCATGTCGGAGCGGAGGGTGGGGGCGTGGACCATCCGCGAGACCCGCCATCTCGAGGAGGAGGGGTGGAGAGTTGTCAAAGAGGTGTGGTTGCGGCACAGTGACACAAGCCGGGAAGAGCGGTGGACGGAGAGGGTCCGCCTCTATCCGCGGGATAGGATGGAGAAGGAGTTCCGGATCCGGGGCTTCGCCGTCGAACAGGTTTGGGGGAATTATGATGGATCCCCGCCGGATGACGATGCGCCCCGGCTCTTCTTTTTCTGCAGGGCGGCAGACTGAGAGGTTTCATCAATGACCGATCGTTTTTGGATTCGCCATGGAACATTGCTGGAAACCGAGCCGCCGGCCTGGGAGGGGGGATTTACCGTGCAGGGTCCCCTGTTCCAACCGGAGGAAATGCCGGCGGGAGGCGGTGAGGGGATGCCGCCCCAGACCGATTCCTTCTGGAACGATCTGCTGCAGCTGAACCGGAGGTTGGGAGCCACCAAGAAAGCCCTATCGCTCCTGAAAGATGTCTCGCGCGGCAAGGCCGATGTGCTGATCACCGGCCAGCAGCCCGGCATCCTCGGCGGCCCTTTATACAATTTCCTCAAACTGGCCACCACGGTTGTGACGGCCCGGCGCTGGTCGGAGCACTCCGGCCGTCCGGTGCTGCCGCTGTTTTGGGGTGTCACCGATGACACCGATTTCGGTGAGATCTCATGGACTCTGCTACCCGATCGCCAGCTCAGGTTGAACAAAATACGGATTGAGCCGGAGCCTGAATCGCAGCAAAACATGGTCGGATGTTTCCCGCGCGAATCCTGGCAGGAGGGTTTTGATCAGGCGCTGGGTCTAATAGGGGTGGAGGGGGATCTCAATCGGGAGCCGGTCTGGTTAAAATCACTGGCCGGCCTGCCGGGCGATGATTGGGGGGAGGCTTTTCTTGCCCTTCTGCTCCATCTGACCGGCCCCCATCCGCTCATCGTTGTCGACGGCCGGCGGCCGTCCCTGCTGTCTCCCGCCAGACCTCTCTTTGAAAAATATCTAGAGCATTTACCGGCGGCGATGGATGCGATTAAATCCCGGGGTGAAGAGCTGCAGAAGCGGCAGATCACTCCACTGCTCGACAGCGAGTCGGCCCTCCGGCCCATATACATTTTGAAAGAATCGAAACGGATCCGCCGCGACGGGGAAGCGGAGGGAATGTGGGCGCCCAATGTTATTCTGCGCCCCCTCATGCAGGGCTACCTGTTTCCCCAGAGGGGGGTTGTCGTTGGATTGGGGGAGATTCTTTACCGGATTCAGATGAGGGATTTGTATAAGATAATGGATCTCCAGCCACCGGCGCTCCTGCCACGGTTCAGCGCCACGATTCTTCCGCCCTGGGTTCAACAGCTGCCCAAGGATATTGTTCCCATGGAATGGCTCCTCGACATCGAAGCCGCACGCGCAAAGTTGGAGCGATCCCCGGCGGGAGAAAAATTGGGTCATCTATCGGGAGGATTCAGGAAGAAATTGCGGGCTATTCTTGCCGGCATGGCGGAGATCGGTTCGGAAGAGGATAAATCATATCCGCAACTGGTTGCTTCCGTGGAACGCAAAATCGATTTTCAGATAAAACGGTTGGAAGAAGGACTGCGGGCGAAAATCCGCGCCCGGCGGCTCAGAGAGAATCCCGGCTTGGCCCATTTTGAGGAGTTTTTAAGGCCGAAAGGACGCTTGCAGGAGCGCGGGCTTTCGCTTCTAACAGCGGGGCTTTTCTGCGGACCCGACATCTACTCCGAAATCCTTGATTGGGTGGAGGAATGGGGGAATCAGTGGAGCGGCTCGGAGGGAAAGTGGAGCCACTGGGTAATGGGTCCTCCGAAAGATAAGTCATAGCGCTTGGCACCAGCGGAAGGAAAAGGAGACGTTCATGTCGGACCGGCCCTTGCGAATCGGTATTGTCTGTTACCCCAGCTCCGGCGGCAGCGGCATCGTCGCCACCGACTTGGCCCTGGCTCTGGCGCGTGGAGGGGATCAAGTGACCCTCATCAGTTATACGCGGCCGATTCGTTTCCGTAGTTCCCTGCC
Coding sequences:
- a CDS encoding class I SAM-dependent methyltransferase; translation: MHPWYEEAFGALYPIVYHHRNDAEAIAVGDRLLSIQPVASLRLLDLACGAGRVSRILKDLGADVTGLDLSPQLLEQAGRSAPRLSLVRGDMRFLPFQPKHWDGVLSIFTSFGYFENESQDLGVLDEVRRILKPAGFFMLDLGNPAWVRRSLVPMSERRVGAWTIRETRHLEEEGWRVVKEVWLRHSDTSREERWTERVRLYPRDRMEKEFRIRGFAVEQVWGNYDGSPPDDDAPRLFFFCRAAD
- the bshC gene encoding bacillithiol biosynthesis BshC; protein product: MTDRFWIRHGTLLETEPPAWEGGFTVQGPLFQPEEMPAGGGEGMPPQTDSFWNDLLQLNRRLGATKKALSLLKDVSRGKADVLITGQQPGILGGPLYNFLKLATTVVTARRWSEHSGRPVLPLFWGVTDDTDFGEISWTLLPDRQLRLNKIRIEPEPESQQNMVGCFPRESWQEGFDQALGLIGVEGDLNREPVWLKSLAGLPGDDWGEAFLALLLHLTGPHPLIVVDGRRPSLLSPARPLFEKYLEHLPAAMDAIKSRGEELQKRQITPLLDSESALRPIYILKESKRIRRDGEAEGMWAPNVILRPLMQGYLFPQRGVVVGLGEILYRIQMRDLYKIMDLQPPALLPRFSATILPPWVQQLPKDIVPMEWLLDIEAARAKLERSPAGEKLGHLSGGFRKKLRAILAGMAEIGSEEDKSYPQLVASVERKIDFQIKRLEEGLRAKIRARRLRENPGLAHFEEFLRPKGRLQERGLSLLTAGLFCGPDIYSEILDWVEEWGNQWSGSEGKWSHWVMGPPKDKS